In the Triticum dicoccoides isolate Atlit2015 ecotype Zavitan unplaced genomic scaffold, WEW_v2.0 scaffold62494, whole genome shotgun sequence genome, CAACACAAACCAAAGGCATGTCAAAACCTGCATATAGATATAGTAGCATCGAGAGACACAAGAGGGGAAGCAAGAAGGATTGGTAGGGAGAGAGAAGAAGAAAACGATCTGGAGAATCTCATCTACGTACGTTTCAGTCCCCAGCAGCCGGAGTGATGTGCGGCGAGGTCGGCGAAGGAGGCACGACCGGCGAGGATCTGGTCGCGGGGCTCACTGATCAGGAGCGCGGCGACATCGGTGCGTGTGGTGGCGGAGAAGACCCGGCCCTCGGTCTCCTTCCAGGAAGCCTCGCGCCGCTCCTCCTCGTGCTTGATCCAGATGT is a window encoding:
- the LOC119347275 gene encoding peptidyl-prolyl cis-trans isomerase Pin1-like, with the protein product MASAATAKEMGRASYIWIKHEEERREASWKETEGRVFSATTRTDVAALLISEPRDQILAGRASFADLAAHHSGCWGLKRTPVHALFWWISLRSGGVRRNAKPEKN